A window of the Arenibacter algicola genome harbors these coding sequences:
- the argS gene encoding arginine--tRNA ligase, producing MNIQEVLTQKVKEAVTSIFKVELPTVEFQPTRKDFAGDITAVIFPMLRFVKGNPVQIGEQIGQFLKDEVEEVTDFNVVKGFLNITISNEYYLDFFEGIRNLQDFGFVSQSSKEAIMVEYSSPNTNKPLHLGHVRNNLLGYSVAEILKASGKKVYKTQIINDRGIHICKSMLAWQRFGNGETPESTGLKGDKLVGNYYVAFDKAYKAEIATMISNGIDEKVAEKEAPILLEAQEMLRKWEAGDEEVVELWKTMNQWVYDGFEITYKNMGVDFDQLYYESNTYLLGKDFVEDGLQRGVFYKKEDGSVWIDLTDEGLDEKIVLRSDGTAVYMTQDIGTAIQRVKDNPDVKGMVYTVGNEQDYHFKVLFLILQKLGFGWAEKLYHLSYGMVDLPSGKMKSREGTVVDADELMAEMTQTAADISEELGKLEDYSKEEKQELYKIIGLGALKYYILKVDPKKRILFNPEESVDFQGNTGPFIQYTYARIQSILRKAEELEQDLNSSQNLTDLHEKEKELLKQLQLFPETIQLAADNYSPALIANYTYDLVKEFNSFYQNVSILGEQDQNKKIFRVQLAKKVGEVIKLAFGLLGIQVPDRM from the coding sequence ATGAACATTCAAGAAGTCCTTACCCAAAAGGTAAAAGAAGCCGTTACCTCTATTTTTAAAGTTGAATTGCCAACGGTAGAATTTCAACCTACTCGAAAAGATTTTGCTGGCGATATTACTGCGGTTATTTTTCCCATGTTGCGATTTGTAAAGGGAAATCCGGTACAGATTGGTGAGCAAATAGGGCAGTTCCTTAAGGATGAAGTGGAAGAGGTGACCGATTTCAATGTGGTCAAAGGATTTTTGAATATTACCATTAGCAATGAATATTACCTTGATTTTTTTGAAGGAATAAGGAATCTGCAAGATTTTGGTTTTGTTTCCCAAAGTTCCAAGGAAGCCATAATGGTGGAATATTCGTCACCCAATACGAATAAACCACTGCATTTGGGCCATGTCCGAAATAATTTATTGGGCTATTCCGTAGCAGAAATACTAAAGGCTTCGGGGAAGAAGGTCTATAAGACCCAGATTATTAACGACAGGGGGATACACATTTGTAAAAGTATGCTTGCCTGGCAGCGTTTTGGCAATGGGGAAACCCCGGAGAGTACGGGGCTTAAGGGTGATAAATTAGTGGGAAACTATTACGTGGCTTTTGATAAGGCCTATAAGGCCGAAATTGCTACTATGATTTCCAATGGAATAGATGAAAAAGTAGCAGAAAAAGAGGCGCCCATCTTGTTGGAAGCTCAGGAAATGCTTAGAAAATGGGAGGCCGGCGATGAGGAGGTGGTAGAACTATGGAAGACTATGAACCAATGGGTTTATGACGGTTTTGAAATTACCTACAAAAACATGGGGGTCGACTTTGATCAACTCTATTACGAAAGCAATACCTATTTGTTGGGAAAGGACTTTGTGGAGGACGGATTGCAAAGGGGGGTCTTTTATAAAAAGGAAGATGGAAGCGTGTGGATAGACCTAACGGATGAAGGTCTTGATGAAAAGATTGTACTCCGTTCAGATGGTACTGCAGTGTATATGACCCAGGATATTGGCACGGCAATACAAAGGGTAAAGGATAATCCTGATGTTAAGGGCATGGTCTACACCGTTGGCAATGAACAGGATTACCACTTTAAGGTGTTGTTCCTTATATTACAGAAGTTGGGCTTTGGTTGGGCTGAAAAGCTATATCACTTAAGTTATGGAATGGTGGATCTGCCCAGTGGGAAAATGAAGAGTAGGGAAGGTACCGTAGTGGATGCCGATGAATTAATGGCTGAGATGACCCAAACTGCAGCTGATATTTCTGAGGAATTGGGCAAGCTGGAAGATTACTCCAAAGAAGAGAAACAAGAGCTGTATAAAATTATAGGACTTGGAGCCTTAAAGTATTACATTCTTAAGGTGGATCCAAAAAAGAGAATTTTGTTCAATCCGGAGGAATCCGTGGATTTTCAAGGAAATACTGGGCCTTTTATTCAGTATACTTATGCTAGGATCCAATCTATATTAAGAAAGGCCGAAGAATTGGAGCAGGACCTGAACAGTTCTCAAAATTTGACAGATTTACATGAAAAGGAGAAAGAGTTGCTAAAACAATTGCAGCTGTTTCCAGAAACTATCCAATTGGCGGCCGATAATTATAGTCCGGCGTTAATTGCCAATTACACATATGATTTGGTTAAGGAATTCAATTCCTTTTATCAAAATGTTTCCATATTGGGGGAGCAGGATCAGAACAAAAAAATATTCAGGGTTCAATTGGCAAAAAAGGTTGGCGAAGTTATAAAATTGGCCTTTGGACTTTTGGGAATACAGGTGCCAGACAGGATGTAG
- a CDS encoding BCCT family transporter produces the protein MGILLISTLIVFIATEETYEAIEMASIWVRNYFGHFYLYLGLGCVLFLLAIALSPLGKIKLGAKNEKPEFTIWAWTAMLYSAGMGAGILLRAVQEPVFMQQNPPYLSDLPLDILALEFTFYQWGFTAWAFYGLFAMTIGYYLFVRKKKVLISSTIEDILHNKTARTGIDVLTIMTTVFGLIAAIGLGTTQINGGLIHITSSNLGLITTLFLTTLISALAFYSAWKGVDKGIQVLSKINILITLAVLFFTFFQSDILKILGNFLAATLHYILDFIPLSLAYGSYDPGITFLTDWTFYYWAFWLAWAPFTGIFIARISKGRSLRQLLLGVLIIPSLGTFFWFSVFGTSAFQLIEGWGSYNNEFNGVFSSIFVFFENYPFSTFLNITTILLLIGFLVTSVDSAVFVLSMFSDRGKKDPSKKHRLIWSLFIFLATIALILLGNAKPEVDILVAAQKLLIITSLPFAFFMVFMAMVFLKELLNVSST, from the coding sequence ATCGGAATCCTTTTGATATCAACATTGATTGTTTTTATCGCCACCGAGGAAACCTATGAAGCCATTGAAATGGCCTCCATTTGGGTCAGGAACTATTTTGGGCATTTCTATTTGTACCTTGGACTGGGATGTGTGCTTTTTTTGTTGGCCATAGCATTATCCCCTTTGGGAAAAATAAAGCTGGGCGCAAAAAATGAAAAGCCCGAGTTTACCATTTGGGCATGGACAGCAATGCTTTATAGTGCAGGAATGGGAGCTGGGATTTTGCTTCGGGCAGTACAGGAACCTGTTTTCATGCAGCAGAATCCTCCCTACCTTTCAGATTTACCGTTAGATATCCTTGCCTTGGAATTCACCTTTTACCAATGGGGGTTTACGGCCTGGGCATTTTATGGACTCTTTGCCATGACCATAGGTTATTATCTATTTGTTAGAAAGAAAAAAGTACTGATCAGCTCAACTATTGAGGACATATTGCACAATAAGACGGCTAGAACAGGTATTGATGTCCTAACTATTATGACCACGGTTTTTGGCTTGATTGCAGCTATAGGCCTGGGGACAACCCAAATTAATGGCGGCCTGATCCACATTACTTCCTCCAATTTAGGCCTGATCACTACCTTATTCCTAACCACGCTTATTTCGGCATTGGCTTTTTATTCTGCATGGAAAGGAGTTGACAAAGGTATTCAGGTACTCTCAAAAATCAATATCCTTATTACCTTGGCCGTACTGTTTTTTACATTTTTCCAAAGTGATATTCTTAAGATATTGGGCAATTTTTTAGCCGCCACACTACATTATATCCTAGACTTCATTCCTTTAAGCCTGGCTTATGGGAGTTATGACCCGGGGATAACTTTTCTAACCGATTGGACTTTCTACTATTGGGCCTTTTGGTTGGCATGGGCTCCCTTTACAGGGATTTTTATTGCAAGGATTTCCAAAGGGCGTAGCCTAAGGCAGTTGTTATTGGGAGTACTGATCATCCCCAGTTTGGGCACTTTTTTTTGGTTTTCAGTTTTTGGCACCTCGGCCTTCCAACTTATTGAGGGATGGGGAAGCTATAACAACGAGTTTAATGGAGTGTTTTCTTCAATTTTTGTATTCTTTGAAAACTACCCCTTCTCTACATTCCTAAATATAACTACCATACTACTACTGATCGGTTTTTTGGTAACCTCTGTGGACTCGGCTGTTTTTGTGCTGAGTATGTTTTCGGACAGGGGTAAAAAAGACCCTAGCAAAAAGCACCGCTTAATTTGGTCATTGTTTATCTTTTTGGCCACGATTGCCCTAATTCTATTGGGCAATGCCAAACCAGAGGTAGATATATTGGTTGCCGCCCAAAAGCTACTGATTATCACATCATTGCCATTTGCCTTTTTTATGGTATTTATGGCCATGGTATTTCTTAAAGAACTATTGAACGTGAGTTCGACATAA
- a CDS encoding LamG domain-containing protein, with protein MFLLLLLKVGTAQEYRLLSEEDKWDIRLRSHILIDIDQITNNNLASLLNAKTPIALYISDYQEKYDSLLEQLVAKNDSLILVTDNIFGRDFLSQSWVPQIPVQKIETIPLDSLPNGLLAPKFGTNKELGAVRVLDKELLNDSVFVNIWRLSGKIPNFIQIDPELFPKADSLVLNLNKKSRVFGAVRSKSGLLNGVSFKNHRNLIVNGYFSLPIDPTESLPVFIPHRAGYYFSPDIIYTTPENRGNLKEFIGFPLDFEYGLTDHFSFGTTIKNAVRKNDKELIVNNVKIQEDEVHGKVGYFDKGAYVDAGLDSRTALEGSFTISAWVRPTVLTSNNSILGKGDNFVLKLHEGLLTFTMADIKDYISQTSPVPLNEWTHVALVHSKVNDELLFFVNGKQTDKIKLIEDYDTSDYNIVIGSNLWQEFFIGYLTNIKIWKRELNALEIAKEYQKIEVNDTVVSSLYIKIGLAIAVFLLIFLVLKFWKKGVIRAKFLPVPEEPVKKFPNRDHRSLIKAAEKILCFGSLRIINSEGVDIAKKLSPKLKQLFVIVLLHSIGEKDGISTKKLTEALWPGMSPKNAKNTRGTNIQNLRAILSETKEMNLTFRDKSWYLEIGENCFCDYLEVLNYLKDLGSGGVTVVYLEEQLPQLFSILKAERFFMNMSDSWLDPIVENMSNRIIEFCYDISKILDLDRHSVLMYDLASVMYIYDDLNEHALQIKLQILIRQGKLSLAHKAYDNFAKLYKKIYGEIYTVKFEDMVVSNPL; from the coding sequence TTGTTTTTGCTTCTATTGTTGAAAGTGGGAACCGCGCAGGAATATCGACTGCTTTCTGAAGAGGATAAATGGGATATACGTCTGCGTTCCCATATTTTGATCGATATTGATCAAATTACAAATAATAATTTAGCTAGTCTTCTTAATGCTAAAACTCCCATAGCCCTCTATATCTCGGATTATCAGGAAAAATACGATTCGCTATTGGAGCAGTTAGTGGCAAAAAATGATTCGCTCATCTTGGTGACCGATAATATTTTTGGCAGAGACTTTTTATCGCAATCCTGGGTCCCACAGATTCCTGTACAAAAGATAGAGACAATTCCTTTGGATTCCTTGCCAAACGGCCTGCTTGCCCCCAAATTTGGGACCAACAAGGAACTGGGGGCTGTGAGGGTGTTGGATAAGGAATTATTAAATGACAGTGTTTTTGTAAATATTTGGAGGCTTTCCGGAAAAATTCCCAATTTCATTCAAATTGATCCCGAGTTGTTCCCTAAGGCAGATAGCCTTGTCTTAAACCTAAATAAGAAAAGCAGGGTGTTTGGTGCTGTGAGGTCCAAATCTGGTTTGTTGAACGGGGTAAGCTTCAAAAACCATAGAAACCTTATCGTCAATGGGTATTTTAGCCTTCCCATAGATCCAACGGAAAGCCTGCCAGTATTTATTCCGCACAGGGCCGGTTATTATTTCTCTCCCGATATTATTTATACTACCCCGGAAAATAGAGGTAATCTTAAAGAGTTTATTGGCTTTCCCTTAGATTTTGAATACGGTCTAACAGATCACTTTTCTTTTGGTACTACCATTAAAAATGCGGTTAGAAAAAATGATAAGGAACTTATCGTTAATAATGTGAAGATTCAAGAAGATGAGGTGCATGGAAAGGTGGGCTATTTTGATAAGGGGGCTTATGTAGATGCCGGATTGGATAGTAGAACGGCCTTGGAGGGAAGTTTTACCATCTCGGCATGGGTTAGGCCCACCGTCCTAACAAGTAACAACAGTATACTGGGAAAAGGGGATAATTTTGTTTTAAAGTTGCACGAAGGATTGTTGACTTTTACCATGGCCGATATTAAGGACTATATATCCCAAACATCCCCGGTGCCATTAAATGAATGGACCCATGTGGCTTTGGTGCATTCCAAAGTGAACGACGAACTTTTGTTTTTTGTGAATGGGAAACAGACAGATAAGATCAAGCTAATCGAGGATTATGATACGTCCGACTATAATATTGTTATAGGAAGTAATCTATGGCAAGAATTTTTTATCGGATATCTTACAAATATTAAAATATGGAAACGTGAACTTAATGCTCTTGAAATTGCCAAGGAATACCAAAAAATAGAAGTGAACGATACGGTTGTATCATCACTTTATATAAAAATAGGACTAGCCATTGCTGTATTTTTACTTATTTTTCTGGTGCTTAAGTTTTGGAAAAAAGGAGTAATCAGGGCAAAGTTTTTACCAGTACCGGAAGAACCGGTAAAAAAGTTTCCTAACAGGGATCATAGGAGTTTAATTAAGGCAGCTGAAAAAATACTTTGCTTTGGGTCATTGCGTATCATTAATTCTGAAGGTGTTGATATTGCCAAAAAATTGTCCCCCAAGTTAAAACAGCTATTTGTTATTGTCTTGTTGCACAGCATTGGTGAAAAGGATGGAATTAGCACCAAAAAACTTACCGAGGCACTTTGGCCAGGCATGAGCCCAAAGAATGCAAAAAATACGAGAGGGACCAATATACAGAACCTTAGGGCTATTTTGTCCGAGACCAAGGAAATGAATTTGACCTTTCGGGACAAAAGTTGGTATCTTGAAATCGGAGAAAATTGTTTTTGTGATTATCTGGAAGTTCTGAATTATTTGAAAGACTTGGGTAGTGGTGGTGTAACGGTTGTTTATTTGGAAGAACAATTGCCCCAATTGTTCTCTATATTAAAGGCAGAAAGATTTTTCATGAATATGAGCGATTCATGGTTGGATCCCATTGTTGAAAATATGAGCAATAGAATCATAGAATTCTGTTATGATATATCAAAAATACTGGACTTGGATAGGCATAGCGTTTTAATGTACGACTTGGCATCTGTAATGTATATCTATGATGATTTAAATGAGCATGCGCTGCAGATTAAATTACAAATTCTGATTAGGCAGGGAAAATTAAGTTTGGCACATAAGGCCTACGACAATTTTGCCAAGCTCTATAAAAAAATTTATGGTGAGATTTATACCGTTAAATTTGAGGATATGGTGGTAAGTAATCCCCTGTAG